The nucleotide sequence CGGGTTGGTCCACGGCTTGAACGAGTAGCCGAGGGTGAACATGTCGGAGTCGGAGCGGATGCCCGGGTAGCGGAACAGATCCCAGGTGCCGCCGACGGCGCCGCGGGCCTCCAGCACCGCGTACGTCTTGCCGGGGCACTCGCGTTGCAGGTGGACGGCGGCGCCGACGCCGGAGAGCCCGGCACCGACGATGAGGACGTCGACGTGGTCGGAGGCCATGGCATCTCCCGTTCGGCCGGCAGTGGACCGGACACTATCCAGCACCGTCGACGCCAGTCAACACCATGTCGAGTGGAATCGACAGGGTGTCGAACGGGTGTAACATCGGCCGACATGACACCCGCCCGTACGTCGACCGGCAGCGCGCCGACGCGCGGGCGGCGGCCCGGCCGCTCCACCGGCGACGACCGGGAGGTGGCCATCCTCGCCACCGCCGAGCGGCTGCTGGGGCAGCGGCCCTTCGGCGAGATCTCCATCGACGACCTGGCCCGGGGTGCCGGCATCTCCCGGCCCACGTTCTACTTCTACTTCCCCTCCAAGGACGCCGTGCTGCTCACCCTGCTCGACCGGGTGACCGAGGAGGCCGACGCGGCCGCCGGCGACGCGCTGGTCCGGCTCGCCGAGGACCCGCGGGCCCGCTGGCGGGAACTGATCGCCCGGTTCCACGCCACCTTCGGCGGCCACCGCGACGTGGTGCTGGCCTGCGCCCAGGTGCGCGGCACCAACGCCGAGGTGCGCCGGCTCTGGGCCGAGGTCCTGGAACGCTGGGTACGCGCCGTCGAGGCGGCCGTCGAGGGGGAACGCGCGCGCGGCGCGGCCCCGGACGGGCTGCCCGCCCGGGACCTCGCCATCGCGCTGAACTCGATGAACGAGCGGGTGTGGTACGCGACCTTCGCCGGCGACGGGCCGGCCGTGGCCGAGCGGGACGTCGTCGACGTGCTGCTCGACGTCTGGCTGACTGCGATCTACCGGACCACCACCCCGCCGGTCAGCCCGTCCGGGTGAAGTCCATGACCCAGTTCGTCTCCCAGGTGCGCTCGCCGTCGGTCGAGAAGGCCTGCTCCCAGCGGCAGGAGGTGGGCGTGATCCGCGACCAGATGAACCGGCAGCGGATCGCCCGCCCCTCGTCGGTGTCGTCGGCGTAGAAGGTGCCCACCCCGTCGACGAACCGGCCCACCATCGGCGGCTGTTCGAGCACCCCGCGGCGGCTGTTCATCCAGTAGATCGACCACAGCCCGGTCTCCGCGTCGCGGATGCGGACCGTCGAGCCGGAGAAGCCCCGGGTCGGGAACCGGATCTCGTCGAAGCTGCCGGCGCCGTCGAAGAACGAATTGGCCACACTCGTGCCGGGGAACTCGTCCCAGTCGTCGCTGCCCACGTGCCGCTTCCGCAGCCGCCGGTTGGTCACGTCCCAGGTGCCCACGAAGAAGTCGAAGTCGCCCATCAGAAACCCACCTTTCCCTCGGCCCGGTTGTCGGCCAGGTAGCCGGCCAGGTCCGGCCGGTCGGGGGCGAGCACGTGCCGCACCCAGGCCGTCCGCTCGTGCTCCAGCACGCCCAGCTCCCAGACGCACCCGACGCCCGGGCGCTCCAGCGGGACGAAGTGCGCCGGGTCCTCGTCCGGACAGTCCAGCGCGGGCTGACCGGCGATCGCGATCCGGCACTCCACCACGTTGTCGAAGAACCAGCTGTACGCCAGCAGGTACGCGCCGGTGTCCGCGCCCCGGTGGAGCACCACCCAGCCGGCGGGCGGGGTGGTGCCGTCCGGGGCGGGGAGCAGCTTCGGCAGGTACGCGTACGCGGCCTCGACCACCTCCGGTTCGAGGCGGCGGTCCGGCTGGTCGATGTGGTAACGCTTGACGTGCCGGCCGGCGACCTCGACGGTCCCCGGCACGGTCAGTTCCTTGTCGTGGAAAGCCATGTCGGGACGGTAGGACCACTCCCCTGACAGCTAGTGTCAGTGGAATGCGGGCCAGTCGCCTCCTGTCCATCCTGCTGCTGCTCCAGGCCCACGGCCGGCTCACCGCCGCCGAGCTGGCCGACCGGCTGGAGGTCTCGGTGCGCACCGTCTACCGGGACGTCGAGTCGCTGCACGCCGCCGGCATCCCCCTCTACGGCGAGGCCGGGCACGCCGGCGGCTACCGGCTCGTCGACGGGTGGCGGACCCGGCTGACCGGGCTCACCGCCGAGGAGGCCGACCGGCTGCTCTTCGCCGGGCTGCCCGGGCCCGCCGCCGAGCTGGGCTACGAGTCGGTGGTGGCCACCGTGCAACTGAAGCTGCGCGCCGCGCTGCCGCCGCCGCTCGCCGACCGGGCCGCCCGGCTGGAGCAGCGGTTCCACCTGGACACGCCGGGCTGGTACTCCGACGGGGACCCGTCGCCGTACCTGGCGGCCGCGGCCGAGGCGGTGTGGCGGGAGCACCGGATCCGGGTCCGCTACCGCAGCTGGACCGGCGAGGTGACCCGGGTGCTCGAACCGTACGGGCTGGTGCTCAAGGGTGGCCGCTGGTACGTGGTGGCCGCCCGGCCGGACCGGGCCGAGCCGGCCACCTACCGGGTCAACCAGATCCTCGGCCTGACCCCGCTGGACGAGCCGTTCGACCGGCCGGAGTTCGACCTGCCGGCCTGGTGGCGGGCGCACGTGGTCGCCTTCCGGGCCGGGCTGCACCGCGACGAGGCGACCATCCGGCTCTCGCCCCGGGGCCGCGAGCGGCTGCGGGAGGTCGCCAGCGACGCGGTGGTCGCCGCGGTGGACGCCAGCGCCGGCCCGCCCGACGCGGCGGGCTGGGTGCGGGCCACCGTACCCATCGAATCGCTCACCCACGCGCACGGCGACCTGCTCCGGCTCGGCGCCGAGGTGGAGGTCCTGACCCCCGCCGCCCTCCGCGACCGGCTCGCCGAGACCGCCACCGCCCTCGCGGCCCTCTACCACCCGGCCGGGTCAGCGTAGGTCGTGGAGGG is from Micromonospora terminaliae and encodes:
- a CDS encoding TetR/AcrR family transcriptional regulator, with the protein product MTPARTSTGSAPTRGRRPGRSTGDDREVAILATAERLLGQRPFGEISIDDLARGAGISRPTFYFYFPSKDAVLLTLLDRVTEEADAAAGDALVRLAEDPRARWRELIARFHATFGGHRDVVLACAQVRGTNAEVRRLWAEVLERWVRAVEAAVEGERARGAAPDGLPARDLAIALNSMNERVWYATFAGDGPAVAERDVVDVLLDVWLTAIYRTTTPPVSPSG
- a CDS encoding helix-turn-helix transcriptional regulator; the protein is MRASRLLSILLLLQAHGRLTAAELADRLEVSVRTVYRDVESLHAAGIPLYGEAGHAGGYRLVDGWRTRLTGLTAEEADRLLFAGLPGPAAELGYESVVATVQLKLRAALPPPLADRAARLEQRFHLDTPGWYSDGDPSPYLAAAAEAVWREHRIRVRYRSWTGEVTRVLEPYGLVLKGGRWYVVAARPDRAEPATYRVNQILGLTPLDEPFDRPEFDLPAWWRAHVVAFRAGLHRDEATIRLSPRGRERLREVASDAVVAAVDASAGPPDAAGWVRATVPIESLTHAHGDLLRLGAEVEVLTPAALRDRLAETATALAALYHPAGSA